The genomic stretch GCCACCGAGAACTTGACTCTGTTACAACTTGTCACGGGGGTGACGAAAGGCCCCCCCATAGTACGTGACACTTGCATAAGGTAAATGTTcgtttgattataattttttacttttttttaaaaaaaaaaagaaatattaaagaGGATTTGGTGTTACCTCTAGTTTAAGAAAAAATCTTAAAGAGGATTTCTTATTTACAATCctacttttaaattaaatatgaataggtcaaaatggtaattgTGCATTACCCAAAATTACATTCCTTTTTATTATcggaatttaaaaaatatttttaaagacaGTTCACAAGCTTAAGGTATCATCATGCAAACAGTGGCTTAGAGAGTTTGAAGAATGAACGAAAGTGACAGCAACATGAAGCAAGCAAAGAAGATCCATTGTGCCAACGCAGCCAGTGGCTGGCCACGCCACCGACTTCTCTATAAATGCGAATCTGAACGAGGCGGCTGCTGCTCACAGTGTTCCACGGCCATATTCGGTGATCCGGAGTTGATTGGGAATGGCTAAGCATCATCCTGAATTCTCCGTTTCCAATCGCGTCCACGCTTTGATGCTCGTCTTGGCCCATCTCTGCTTCAGCCGATCGCTGGTTTCGGCCCGGCCGAGGCCTATTTTCGCCTGCAACGCGGCGGCGAATCCCGAGTTGGCGAGTTTGGCGTTCTGTGATCCGGCAGCGGGGACTGCGGCGAGGGTGGCGGACTTGTTGGGGAGGCTGACATTGGCGGAGAAAATTGAGTTCTTGGTGAACAGTGGCGGCGGCGTGGCTAGGCTCGGGATTCCCAGGTATGAGTGGTGGTCCGAGGCTTTACATGGTGTTGCGTGGCACTATGGCCTTGGGACCACCTTCTCCCGCGTAGTCCCGGGGGCTACTAGCTTTCCTCAGGTTATTCTTACTGCAGCTTCGTTCAATGTCTCTCTGTTTGAAGCCATTGGAAAGGTATTTCTTTCTCTTCGCTGTGGAATTTAATCTAAAGTTTGATTCTGGGTTGGATTGACATCTTCGTTTTGTGATAAAATTTGGGTTCTCTCGGTGAAAAAACAGTAGAAAGTAGAAAGAGATGAGATCAGGGGAGTGCAACAGTGTTgttcttcacttcttcttttatcCGGTTGTTCATTGTCTGATTCAGAACAGAATCTGATGAATCAGATTAAATGCTCCTAATCTTGTCTTCTTACCAACAAATTGGCTAATAATTAATGTCTCTTTACACGGTTCCAATTCTGTCATAGTTACAGCAAACTAGAGACTCTGAACATCTAATTCTAAGCCAGCCATTGTTGTGTGCCTAATCAGGTGGTTTCTACAGAAGCTAGAGCAATGTACAATGTTGGCCAGGCAGGATTGACATTCTGGTCCCCAAATGTGAACATATTCAGGGACCCGAGATGGGGAAGAGGCCAGGAAACTCCGGGAGAAGACCCGGTGCTCACGAGCAAATATGCATCGGCATTTGTTCGAGGTCTACAACAGAGGGAAGATGGTGACAGTGAGAGGCTTAAGGTGGCTGCTTGCTGTAAACACTCCACTGCCTATGATTTGGATAATTGGAAAGGGGTCACTCGATTCGATTTTGATGCTGTGGTAAAGCAGTTCTGTGACTAAACAAACCCCTCTCAGTGTTTTGTTTGAGTGTTACTAATGCATTTGTTGTGACCAGGTGACACAGCAAGATCTGGCTGATACGTTTCAACCTCCATTCAAGAGCTGTGTCTTGGAGGGCAATGTCGCCAGTGTCATGTGTAGCTACCAAAAACTCAATGGCATTCCCACCTGTGCTGATGCGGACCTCCTGACAGGGGTGATTCGAGAGGAGTGGAAGCTCAATGGGTATGTTACATCTACTCAATTCATTAGCTCTGCTAAACCATAAGCTTTTTCGTCGACAAAATGTCTTGTATCTACAAAGATATTGGCTTTTGCAGGTACATAGTTTCTGATTGTGACTCAATATCTGTGTTCTTTAAGAGCCAACACTACACTAATACACCAGAGGAGGCTGCTGCCAAGGCTTTATTGGCAGGTGACCAGATttccaaacttaaattattcACTTATAAGACGGGTAAGGCTGCATATAAAAACAACCCATCCCCGACCTTCAGAGGGTGGGATTGGGACACCCTTTTTTAAAGTAAGCACGAGATGCATTGTAGTTTGACGAAATTTACTGTCTGGAAAGTTCTAGTATTCAGACAAATTATCTACAAGGCTTCAATCAAAACTGTTGGCCTTTCTTCTGAGGAAATTCAAGTACACTTTTTTCGATTGTATACTAATTTAAGCCATGGTTCCATAAATTTAGGGTTTGAACCCACTAAGATGCCTTATCAAGGATTAGCCTGCAGGGTTGATCATGTTACTCTGGTTCTTTCCAATTCATTACATGATGATGCACTGACAGAAGAAGTTCAACAGGGCTGGACCTGAACTGTGGAGATTTCCTAAGGAACTACACAGAAGGAGCAATAAAAGCTGGTCTGGTGGACGAGCGGGTCATTGACAGGGCCATCTCAAACAATTTGGCAACATTGATGCGCCTAGGCTTCTTTGACGGTGACCCTAGGAGGCGGCTCTACGGGAAGCTCGGTCCCAAGGATGTGTGCACCCAGGAGAACCAGGAGTTGGCCCGTGAAGCAGCGAGGCAAGGCATTGTGCTGCTCAAGAACAGTGCCGGATCACTCCCCCTGTCACCCTCTGCAATCAAGTCGTTGGCTGTCATTGGACCCAATGCCAATGCCACCCTCGACATGATTGGAAACTATGAAGGTATAGGCATTATTTAGACTCTGTTTAGTGGCTTCCTGATTGGGTCGATTCAGTTACAATAAGCCTGGAAGTGTTGTGCAGGGATTCCATGCCAGTACACAACTCCTCTGCAAGGCCTAGCCGCCTTAGTTGCAGCCACCTATGCGCCTGGTTGTGCTAATGTGGAATGTCTGTCTGCCCAAGTAGAGGAAGCCAAGGGAATTGCAGCCTCGGCAGATGCCACTGTCCTGGTGATGGGTGCCAATCAGTTGATAGAACGAGAAGGTCTCGATAGGATCAATCTTACTCTTCCAGGACAACAGCAGTTTGTGGTAACAGAAGTTGCAAATGCAGCCAAGGGACCTGTGATTCTTATTGTAATGTCTGGAGGGGGCATGGACTTGCAATTTGCGAAGGATCATGACAAGATAACAAGCATCTTGTGGGTTGGTTACCCTGGCCAAGCTGGTGGTGCTGCCATAGCAGACGTCATCTTTGGATCCTACAATCCAAGTAATTAAGCTTATATTTGGAAACTTACCAAATATGTTGATTCTGAGCAGTCTCTATTAATCACTATAACTTTCTTAATTCGCATTGTTAATGCAGGTGGAAGACTACCCATGTCGTGGTATCCACAGTCATACGCAGACACGGTCCCAATGACAGACATGAACATGAGGCCGGACCCTTCCAGGGGCTACCCGGGAAGAACCTATCGGTTCTACACGGGGCCAGTGGTTTATACATTTGGGGATGGTCTAAGCTACACCAACTTCAACCATTACTTAGTTGAAGCACCTGAGCAACTCCGAATCCCCTTAGAAGATGGCCATGCTTGTCTCTCATCCGAATGCAACTCCCTCGATGCTGTCGAGGAAAGCTGCCAGAACCTGGCTTTTGACATTCATCTGACAGTCGAAAACGGTGGCGAAATGAGTGGCGGCCACACTGTTTTCTTGTTCTCTAGCCCCCCTCCCGTGCACAATTCACCCCAGAAGACATTGTTGGGCTTTGAGAAAGTGTTCTTGGCATCACAAACACAAGGTGTGGCGAGTTTCAGGGTGGATGTTTGCAAGGATTTGAGTGTGGTTGACGAGCTGGGGAGCAGGAAAATTGCCTTGGGAACGCATCTTCTTCACGTGGGTAGCTTGAAACACTCCCTCGACCTCAGGGTTTGAGACCTAAGTTGAGATACAAGATGAAATAAACAGAATCCACTCTGTAGCCTATTTCTCACGGACAGTTATGATCAGAGAATCCTAGTCTTGCATCTAAAACAACTTCATGTTATCCCATTTTAGCATTTGATGTGTCACAGGCAACGCGCCCATCAAaggacccaaaaaaaaaataaaaaaaatccaaaaacaatttttttggtaaaaaagaaaattggaatTATTGGATTTCAGGGGGGGTAAATGGTCTCTCGAAGATTGAAAATACACGTATCTCGTGTATCTCGGAGACCGTCTAAGTAGCCATTTTTGAGAGACTTTCACAATCTCTTGGAGATTGTAACAAATTTCGAGAGACTATAGGATCTTAGAAcctatcatgtaaatttttccttaattgaGGGGTCTTGAAAAAAACGTAAACATGATAACTACGACATTTGAAAATCCCTTCGAGAGTTCTGCAACAAGAATATACATTATCCACAAGAGTGTTAAATCTAGTAGATTTCGGAATGTAGGGAAAGGTCCTCTCAATGCTCTAACGCCCACACCGAATATGGACTGAACTGTCTCACGACGTTCTGAACCCAGCTCACATACCGCTTTAATGGAAGAACAACCCAACCCTTGGAACATACTATAACCTTCTCATTGATGTGAGCTCTTGGGGAAGATCAGCTTGCTATCCCTAGCGTAACTTTTATCCGTTAAGTGACGGCCCTTTCACTCGGCACTGTCGGATCACTAAGGCCGACTTTCATCCCTGCTCGATGGTTGGGTCTTGTAGTCAGGATAAAAATTGCCCATAAAAATTCTAATCCTAGTAGATTTCGAAAAACACCAtacttttctaaaaataaatgaatcCTCATTTTTAAAAAGGTACATCTTCAATACTTATTTCAATATGGTGTTTAAATTTTCAGTATTTGATTTAAGCATCGGAGTGTTTGTGCAGGAATTGTCCCGTGCTCTCTAatcattctctttcttataAAGTTCAAGcaatttgatgatgatgtttttacttaataaatttattgttatgttCAAGTGACAACATCATTAAATCTTGACTAACTTAAGCATGACAAATGCTAGCCTAAATTTCTTTCGGGCAGTGGTGGAATCAGGATCTTGGGTTAGGAGGCAGAAGAATTCCCTTCCTCAACTTCTAAAATTGACCTTGCCCTCTTGATgttatacatataaattattatattctcTAACACTTGCtccttgaaataaaaaatatgggaGGCAATTGAGGAAGGGGGGAAATTGCTCATCTTCAAACATATGTAGTTTCACCCCTGATTCAGAATACGATACTTAAACTTGATATTTTTAGCTAACGAACCATCTTGATGctctctaatatatatattgagtatgCCAACTCAACCACACTAAAACAAAGACTTCATATGATATaagtataaaatttttattagttttttatttttaaagaaaggCATAAGGTCTACTCATCAAGATGAATTACTGACTAAATAGATGAtaaggttttaatttttcacttcATGTTCTCTAGAAATTTTGGTATGATAAAAGTTGACAAAGGAAGAGGCCATCTCTATTATGTTTTTCCCCAAAATATCACATCTTCacgaattaaattattttcttgaattttgatttttgtcccCTTCTTGGACCACCATAACCatttaatttttccttattcGATGTCGATAGAATCTTCTCGAAATAATATCTTTGACAAAAATCTATCTCATAAAACATGTCCATGCCAAAAAATCATTATCATTcatttgaaaacatttttggtatacaatttaaattttttgttattactTAAACAcaataactaaaatttatatCGCGAGAGGAACTCTAGGAGTCGGTAGAACTTGGCAGGGGAACAAGACTTGTATGGAAGAAAGTTATTAGGGAGTACTGAAGTTAGCCCTAGAGAAGACTTGCAAGGCAGAAAACATGTCAAAAGGTACGTGATGACTTCTCTCGCATGGGTTCTCCGATACTTAAATTAAAAGAGATCGTACCTGAAGAAGTTTGGACATAAATGAAATTATGCAAAAATGTGTGGTAGGAAGCAGTAAAAAGGCATCCAAGAGAAAAATACTTCTTCGAGAGAGCTTTTATTGTTAGTGTTCCTGAAATTTGAGAAtcgaaaagaagaaaaagaaacctGAGCCCCCCAATATGAGTGGTTAAGGGCTATTTATACTTGttagtccccccccccccccctaccCAATGTAAGGTTATCTTTTCTTAGTCATGCCTTTCACATCTTTTCTTGAGTCATGCCTTTCACGAGAGAACTCCTTCATGGAGAACCAGTTACAACAATTTTGAAATGGGTATTTTGATTCGATAATTCTTAAGAATGACAATTAGGTTAAGTGGCGTGTGGCCCATATTCATTAAAATTTCCAAATGATGTCACATTAAGGCCATTGAGCAACACATTATGCTACTAGGATACCCACCACCCAAATAATTAAACTACGTCACCCTAAACAAGGCTAGCCCACATTGATTGGGCATGTGACAAGGAAATCAAAAGGTTTGaggttttgttttcttcttataTTATTGTTCTTTTCTAAGCAtagaatagatatatatatatatatacacacactgtAATTGGCATGAAATtaatgaagaaaacaaaagggcAAGTCATGTTCAAGCCAACGTCACTCCAAAATATTGTTAAATCAATTGGGTTTTTGAATAATCAAGGTGCAGGGTGTGTGGCATAGAAATAGAAAGATCCCACCTAAGTAAGACTTCTCATTAATTAGGaattaattaagtttatctTATAATTAAGAGTGTAGAAAGTGAATCAAGCCCTTGTTGGGTCTGCACCCCTTTGAATATTCTGCCATTTGGAATCgcctaattaaaaaaatattatctttatggCTTTTGGTTAATGCAATTGGGAAATTGGGTGTGAAGCAACCAATGTTGGGATGGAGTAAATTACTAAATCACCCTCGGCTTCCACTTTACCTTTTAATAtatgaagagaaaaaatatgtaaaaaatttaacactcattatattttaaattttttgccgttgaaatacaataataagTTTATAGTTATGAGAAAGTATTCATCTTGAGACAGTTTTCGAAAAACctacaaaatagaaaatagtcAAGGACGTAGGTATCTCTTGTgagaaattttttatgtttaagttAGTTTTAGTCAAAAACTAAAGAAATCTTCaagtaatttatataaaaattattgcGTATCTCAATTacatagataattttttttttattaatgcatCATCGCGAGCCTCCCTTCTATTCGGCCCCACGATTTCAGTAGGAGAGATAAATCAGATAACCCATCAGGCAGGTTTCGACTCCTAGCACAACTACAAATATGAGGACGACAAGTAAAGATGacttcttatttataaagattaATATTGATAGATCTATGTCTTTCAAAATTGTTTACTTCTAatctctaaataaaaaatttaaaaataatttaacacaTTTTTAAAGAACCATAATTCAAAGAGTCGTATGGAGATTGTATATCTGAAACCTAAAGAAACTTTTGAAAAGATTTCTTGTGAAGGTTTCTTAGGAGCACTCGAAAGAGGCCCACAAGAGGGAATCCCGAGAACACTAAGAGGGACCATTTTTTAGTGGGTAAATGGAagcttttttttctcttgttttttgaatttattaagtCTTGGAGATGACGGACGGTGGCCAAACTTTTGGTTGCTCCGAAGGGACCATTTCATAGATGACATCATTGAAACTGACGAAATTCACTCGAACTTGAAGTGATAACAAATAGTTTGCGCCcaccaaatttatatttatttaatatcatacTTGGAAGTTCCACCCGCCCACAATAGCACTTATTTTATGGGAaactctatttgttagagtaAAAGTTTGggttaattatattaataattattaattttatattttgttattatttagttattaaaatttaaaatattatttattagtcattgattaaaatattatctgttagttactaatatttcaaaactgtttctcatccgtcactcgtgaacttaaagttcagcGACTAACGAGTGATGagtaagaaataattttaaaatattaatgactaacgggtaacattttaaaatctAATAACTTaacagtaacagttttgaaatattagtgattaacatgtaacattttaaagtttaatgatcAAACAATAACATAATGCAAAGTTAAatgattattggtgtaattaaccccTAAAAGTTCTATTTGTACACTTACttgaacaaaaatttaatttttgatatttagtTCCATTTTTTAGTTAGAAGAATCTTATTAATTGAACTGGTAGAATtctaaaatgatattattttgatatttataaaatgatgttattttctttgattttgtatattttttattgattattctattttttttaattatttttatattttttctatttaaactGTCCGATTCCATTTTTGTAGTTtgaactcaattttttttagttatcgATTAGCTcaattttttgggttaattaattagttcGATTTGATTTTACTCATCAATTCAGTTTAATTGACTTGTAAATTTTGATTGGCTCAAGAATTGTATCAAATTGTTTATGTAATTTTACTTAATtgtgatatatttttaataatattattaaaaatattataatcaaaTGAATAGCCAATTCCATTATTTCGTGGGACCTGTCTTTGTCAGGCACTTTGGAATAATGCACCCAACGCTTCACATTGGCCAAAAGGCCACAGAGCATTAGCCCTTCGCCATGCCTACGATGCCATCCATATtaattgttttccttttttcgcttttttacaaataataaaataacaaattagataaattagtgttctattatattaatataaatatataaaatattaatataaagtgtTTGCgttattataaatatcaaattttattataagatattaaaattactaaaaaaaatcaatcatcaAGCTCAAGCTGCCGTCAACTCCAAGCGCTCAAACTCGACCACACGCTTAACATGGGTAGACTCGACCGCGTGCGATAGACTGATCCCCAAGAGGGAAGATTCCAAGGAGTGGAGTGGGGGTGGGGTCCACCGGGAGATTGTTGGCGCTGGGGCGTCACCCGCCGTCGGGGACTCCAACCTCACGCACACAGCCCAAACCATAACAAGCAGCTGCATTCGCCAGTCGTTTTCGGACGCGTGTCCACCGCATTGATTTCCTCGCCAGCAGCGAGTTTTTGTCGCATCCGAGGATGCTCGTTTTCGcacgtttctctctctctctctctctctctctctctctctgtgtctgAGCCACCGTTACAGCCGCCAGCCCTTCCATTCCCATCTGTGGCTTCGCGATCTCGAAACGCGGCGCCAACACGGATTgcttttttttctataatttgttTGTTTAGTTTTGTGAAAGTTGAGAAATGGAATTATCGaattagttttagtttaattaatacCGATTTGGAATCCAGCAAACTGCAGCTAATGATTGGTGGTGCCATCCAGTCAGGAGGCGCCACGTGTTGCGTCGAAGATTCTGGCTGATGGGACTTCATTTAGAAGAGGGACGCAGTGAATAGGGAGCGCTGCAGCTGGTGCTGGTGGTAGCACGCAGCACGCGGCCTCCCCCTTCTGGCTGCAGCTGAGCCCTCTCTAGTCCTTCTCTTGGCGTCAAGCCGGATTTACGGTTCCATTTCCCACTATGATTCcgataatatatttatgtaggCTAAATAAATGAGAGTCATGCTACGCGAGTTTGACATGTGAGTATAAAGATGATATATTGTGATTTGTTGTTCATcctctctttttcattttttggtcTTAGTAATTGACTCTCCATCGTCAATCTTCTCGctattattttttgtctttcGTCTCTCGTCGATATATTCCCATCTTGTTGCCGATAATATCCTCCACCTCACCTTTTATCGCTAATGATAGTGAAAAATGAAGTTTCGATTCTGGATAATGGATTCTTGTTTCAAATGGGTTTACATGTGAAATCTATCAAATTTCATCTATGGAAAATTCGATGCAGCGGGCAGCGAGGGTGAGGCAACGGTGAGTGGTGAAACCAAGACGACGATGAGAAGAAGGCAACGAGAGACGGTGTTGgaggaaaaaaatgagagaaaatagaatAGAGGAAGAGATAAAATAGTCGTTGAGAGAAGAGATGAAAGGGCAAAATAGTCATTTAAGTCCTTATAAACCCACATATGAAATCgatatttatacaaataacattattcaaatagatattttaactctcatatttatatatatttgttattttaattatataattttaaattaattacacatttcGTTATACTTATGtactaaaatatctaaattatcTCTCATGCGCCTTGTAAACTAATAATTACCTCTGTTAAAGTCTTTGTCTTTACTGACCAAAGATAAGACGTGTAAATTACGTAAagataataagaaaatatgtcaaCGACAGGTAAAGATAAAGACAAAGACGAAGACAATAAATATAGGTCATCGTCAATTGAGAAAGCTAGAAAACTAGGAGATATTCACCCAATTATGTAATTTGCATGCACAGTCGTGATGGTatctttgtaatattttattttttgtgctaaatttagaaatttcCAAGTTTGGACAATGCATTGTGAAAATGACTTCATTACCCCCCTAAAGCCAAGTTAGATTGACTTTTAAGTAGCCCTACCAGCACAAGTTGACCACCGTAGTTCCCAATATATCCTTACCTCTTCCAGAGGAAGAACGGCTTAGCTTGCCAAGCCGAACAGTGAGTGGAGTGGCTTAGCCGGTTCAGCCACAGCCACGCTTCGAGCAGATTCTTTCTTTCTGTAGTTCAGTTGGACGGTTCATGATTCGGGCGCCCCACGACAAATCCACCTCGGCCACCCGATTTCTTTCAGCCCCATTTTCGTCGCCCAGACAGGGACATTGCCATGAATAAAATCTCCAAAGTACACATTTACCCTTAATATAATCTTAATATTACATTATTGCATTGActtaatattatgaaaaaacGATAACAAATGAGGTCTTGTATTATCAAATGCCATGTCAGGAGTCATTGACTCGGGTTGTATCATAAGAGAAAAACCCTATAATTGATTGGAcaagatgaaaaaataaaaaaataaaaaaaataaaatgataaaataaacgatctgaaaaagaaaaaaaaagatcattTGAGATTCTTATTCTTTTCATATTCGGATTGTCAATAATGTAGAACACGTattcctatttatttatattgtgaAGATATAGTAGTAGatagaaataaattttattttatttaaattctttcattttctttcattttcattaattatgtaattaaataatattttttaaattttaaatactcaACCAATAATACAGTTTTAATATCAtattaacataataatataatatttgaattatatatattaaatattttatattttaataaaaaataatattatttatctaaattaaaaataaatatctaatgtaATTAGCACATTTTTATTAGGAAGGGAGGTGCAAGAGACAACGTAAAGGGCAATCTTGGTAATCAGCCAAAGCCATCCATTGGAACCATTGTGGTTATTGGAAGAATCAATCTCTATTTACTAATGTCAACTCAATtagatataaattataaattaattatatataataattttaaaatattaaaataatgatatattatcaataaataatttaaataatatataattaaaatgtaatttaattagTATAGGGATATTTGTAGGAAAAAAGTGGGTTTATTTGTGAGGTGGTCTAGGCGGGGGGAATAATGGCATTTTGGGAATAACAAATCCGGAGCTGCCCGGATTATCAAAAGCACGAGCAGCCCGAATCAATCTTTCCTGTTATAATTGCTGCATAATACCTAATTAGTTcctctctgttttctctctctacCATGATCGACTTTATTCCCCTCCCCAcccctctctctatctctgtctctgtctctctctctctctctctctctctctctagcgtTGAGTTCTGTGGATTACGGCGTCTTCTATGGCTTCTCAGATCTGCCAGCCCTGCCGGAATTTCATCTGAAGCGTCGCCACTGTATTATTCCTCTTTCTTCAGCTCCtggttttctatttatttttttatttttgtaatacaGGAATGCTCCATTTCTATATTCGTTCTGTTCCAGCTGTTGGACTCAATCCTTTTTTTGGCCGTAGTTCAATAATAGTTCAAAAGTGTTGATTTTTCATTATGGGGTATTTCAATCATGAAAGAATAATGCTTTCATTTAAGTACAATTATGGAATTGGTACCTTGTAGACTTCTTGTTATTGCTAATTTCTTCTGGTTCTTGCTATTTCCTCCTTCCAGCTAAAACTGGCGTGGAAGTTTCAGTGGGTTCATTGTTGTCTCTTGTTCAGTTTCAGTATAGCTCGGGAAATTTTATTGAGTTTCTTGGCTATCCATGTATTTTGTTCTGACTTTCGCGTAGATCTTCTTTTTCTGCTTGATTTTCCTTTGGTTCTGCTCGGTTTATTGTTGTGATTTGGTTTCTGAACTTGTTTATGTGGAGTTTCCGTGTTTGGCAGCAGcaaatttcaattttctgttgGTTGTCAAATCTGAAACAGTTTTTGGGCGATGGGGCTTTATGTTCTTATCTTGGATGCTTCTTGAATTTTGTtggaaattttcttttgttatttttacccTTCTTTGAGTTCTTCTCATGTGACAATTACGCATGATATGACTGTTATGTGTTTCTGCAATAAGATCTAGGGTTCAGGAGATCTTTCCTGAAAATCGGATTGAAATAGAGTATATTCTTGATGGCTCTCTCTGCCTTATTGTTAgttatctattttctttttgaagggGAGGACAGGGAGGGTTGCGTTCTTGTTGAATATGCAATGAAATAGATGAACATGGAAGATATGTTTATATGCACAAACTT from Diospyros lotus cultivar Yz01 chromosome 9, ASM1463336v1, whole genome shotgun sequence encodes the following:
- the LOC127810041 gene encoding beta-xylosidase/alpha-L-arabinofuranosidase 2-like isoform X1: MAKHHPEFSVSNRVHALMLVLAHLCFSRSLVSARPRPIFACNAAANPELASLAFCDPAAGTAARVADLLGRLTLAEKIEFLVNSGGGVARLGIPRYEWWSEALHGVAWHYGLGTTFSRVVPGATSFPQVILTAASFNVSLFEAIGKVVSTEARAMYNVGQAGLTFWSPNVNIFRDPRWGRGQETPGEDPVLTSKYASAFVRGLQQREDGDSERLKVAACCKHSTAYDLDNWKGVTRFDFDAVVTQQDLADTFQPPFKSCVLEGNVASVMCSYQKLNGIPTCADADLLTGVIREEWKLNGYIVSDCDSISVFFKSQHYTNTPEEAAAKALLAGDQISKLKLFTYKTGLDLNCGDFLRNYTEGAIKAGLVDERVIDRAISNNLATLMRLGFFDGDPRRRLYGKLGPKDVCTQENQELAREAARQGIVLLKNSAGSLPLSPSAIKSLAVIGPNANATLDMIGNYEGIPCQYTTPLQGLAALVAATYAPGCANVECLSAQVEEAKGIAASADATVLVMGANQLIEREGLDRINLTLPGQQQFVVTEVANAAKGPVILIVMSGGGMDLQFAKDHDKITSILWVGYPGQAGGAAIADVIFGSYNPSGRLPMSWYPQSYADTVPMTDMNMRPDPSRGYPGRTYRFYTGPVVYTFGDGLSYTNFNHYLVEAPEQLRIPLEDGHACLSSECNSLDAVEESCQNLAFDIHLTVENGGEMSGGHTVFLFSSPPPVHNSPQKTLLGFEKVFLASQTQGVASFRVDVCKDLSVVDELGSRKIALGTHLLHVGSLKHSLDLRV
- the LOC127810041 gene encoding beta-xylosidase/alpha-L-arabinofuranosidase 2-like isoform X2, with protein sequence MAKHHPEFSVSNRVHALMLVLAHLCFSRSLVSARPRPIFACNAAANPELASLAFCDPAAGTAARVADLLGRLTLAEKIEFLVNSGGGVARLGIPRYEWWSEALHGVAWHYGLGTTFSRVVPGATSFPQVILTAASFNVSLFEAIGKVVSTEARAMYNVGQAGLTFWSPNVNIFRDPRWGRGQETPGEDPVLTSKYASAFVRGLQQREDGDSERLKVAACCKHSTAYDLDNWKGVTRFDFDAVVTQQDLADTFQPPFKSCVLEGNVASVMCSYQKLNGIPTCADADLLTGVIREEWKLNGYIVSDCDSISVFFKSQHYTNTPEEAAAKALLAGLDLNCGDFLRNYTEGAIKAGLVDERVIDRAISNNLATLMRLGFFDGDPRRRLYGKLGPKDVCTQENQELAREAARQGIVLLKNSAGSLPLSPSAIKSLAVIGPNANATLDMIGNYEGIPCQYTTPLQGLAALVAATYAPGCANVECLSAQVEEAKGIAASADATVLVMGANQLIEREGLDRINLTLPGQQQFVVTEVANAAKGPVILIVMSGGGMDLQFAKDHDKITSILWVGYPGQAGGAAIADVIFGSYNPSGRLPMSWYPQSYADTVPMTDMNMRPDPSRGYPGRTYRFYTGPVVYTFGDGLSYTNFNHYLVEAPEQLRIPLEDGHACLSSECNSLDAVEESCQNLAFDIHLTVENGGEMSGGHTVFLFSSPPPVHNSPQKTLLGFEKVFLASQTQGVASFRVDVCKDLSVVDELGSRKIALGTHLLHVGSLKHSLDLRV